The following nucleotide sequence is from Coffea eugenioides isolate CCC68of chromosome 10, Ceug_1.0, whole genome shotgun sequence.
GTTATAAATTATAACTTATAATGTTTAGGGGTAGTTATGTTgaacatatatttaaatagttaaaagtaaaaataattatgaataattatagatcattaaaataaaaataatttttataagaATAAAAGAGAAAGTTTATAAAGCCGCAATGTTAACTTCAAAGCCTTTTCATATACTATAGATATAACTCTCAGCGTAAGGGTGTCGGCGTACACTATACACAACTACACAACCGTCAAATAACAGGCAAAACCGCGCCATTTACAGCTAATCCCCTCTTTCCACAAAAAGTAAAGTCATTTCTCCTCCCAATTTCTTCCATCCTCCcccaatttcattcattttcctaCTGAACAAGAAATCAAGTCCAACGCCATCGTTGTCAGGGCAGATCTAAACAAATGCGGATGAGGTTGATTTAGTTGCTTTTATCAGGTACCAATTAATTAATCATTTTCGACCCAGATATAAATCTTTCGGATTGGTTGAATAAAATTTATGCATGCTGAATATGAAGAATTCCTGAATAATAGTAGCTAATTGGTTTAGGTGTTTAGGGTTTAAGAATTATGGCAATGGCAATGTCAAGGAGGCCGATAAATCCATCTAGACGAGTTGCAGATATTGGAGGAGCTTCTCCAGTTCCAACCTCACTTCATTCGAAATCTCGATCTTCACCATTTCTATCTCTTGGACTTATTGTCGTGGTAATGTTTATGCTAGATTCATTGTTAATTCTCCATAAATACTTTACTTAATCTCATTTCTtgttaaatttgatttttattttcaGGGAGCAATCCTTCTTATTGGCTATTTTTATCGTGGCTCAGGTCCGTTCGACTCAGTTTCCATTTGTAACTACTTGGTATTTTCTTTAGTTGATAATTTTTGCGTATAAATTCACCATCCCATAGCCAAAGTAGCTAAGTtttatttggaaagaaaaaatatgGAGAATGGTGCAGACTTTGGCAGGCCAGATTATACTTCCCTAGCCAGTAGCTGGAACTTATGCTGATTGAAAATCTGGAAAGAGTAAGGAATCAATATAATTAAGCGTTATTACTGTCAAATAAACAAGTGTGGTTTCTGACCTTTCTGATATCAGTGACTGTTAAAATGTGGTATTTTGTGATTTCCTCTAAAGGCAGAGTGAAATGCCTATACCCCAATTGGAATTCATGAGTCTGTGGTAGTACTAAACCTGGAGATGATTaatacaaattcaaatcaatcaGGGGTTTCTTAGAATAAGTGAATAAGTGACCTTTGTTAAGGGCACTATACCTTGGACACAAAAGTTAATGCTAATCACTTTTCATCAGACACTTCGGTTTTCCTCTTCCTCAATGCTTGGACACAAAAGTACTGTGTTAGAGTCAATGAGCATCTTTTCTTCTTTATGTATCCATATTATTCCTGAGAGCTCTCCCTCATCCATTTCTTGTCTAACATTTGAAATTAATTGTATGTTGCATCCTATTTCCTTACTGAATTTTAACTATATTGCTAAGCATGCCCCTGAGACAAACACAACGTAtattttgtttttctcctttaTTTAAATGTGGAACATTAATTTGTTTCCACTATAAGAAATTGTGCCTGATTTTATGGGTTTCGATAGTAAGCTGGAGTATCTACTCTGATGTAGACTATGGAAGGTGCAACTATCTAAGTTGGTACTTGGTTTGCAAAGTTATTTTGACTTTGCAAAGTTATTTGTTTCCACTATGAGAAATTGTGTCTGATTTGATGGGTTTCGATGGTTACTTGGAGTATCTACTATGATGTAGACTATGGAAGGCACAACTATCTAAGTTGGTACTTGGTTTGCAAAGTTATTTTGACTTGCTGCATTTACTATCCACTTGTCTATTCACTGAGAACCTATTTTGCCTGACAGGTGGCTTTGGTCATATAGGAGCTGTCAGCAGGGTTCAAGGTAATTCATCtctgattcattcacttgagTTCTGGCTTTATTTGTGTGTCCTGTATAACTTTTTCAATTTGCCAGTCTTGCTGGTTGATACATGGAAGTTAAATGTAGACTTGGCTTACATTATTGACGAGAGTTGAAAGCTTTGGTTGAGACTAGAATTTTGAATTGTCTGTCTCCTAATTCCTAGAAGATCTCGGGGTTATGAAATGGATCTAAAATATGTAAATGGCTCCTTGTTTTGTGCTTGAGGTCCTTGAGTTGTCATCTGATGTTAAATCATGAACCATGAAAATTTTGAGTTCTAGACCTGCTTCTTGTTGGTAACTAACTAGATGATGGGCCGTCTTTATTTTGGGTAAACATTTAAACAAttaaacatgtgaaatgatATTGGGAGTGATGCTCTTCAACAATAGAAAATATGCAAGATTGGTTCATTAACTACGAAAACTGTAGCCATTGTGGAGATCTGAGCTTTGCATAATAAACAGTCCCATGCATAAAAACTGCCTAAGTTGTTGAGGCTATCATAACAGTTAATCATTTTATCACTTATGCAATTCTCTAGTGATTCACTATTTAGCATGTTGACtgattaaattttatttttgatgcTTAGAGGTGGAGACCCCTATCTGAAATTAATATAGATGTCAGTGTTTGACATGCAGTCTTCCATTTAAAAATCTTGGACTTCTTTATTATGTGCAGGGGATTTCTCATGTACTACAGAGGTTCAACAGGCGATTCCTTTTCTGAAGAAAGCATATGGTGACAGCATGCGCAAGGTGTTGCATATTGGTCCAGATACTTGTTCGGTAGTTTCCGCACTATTAAGAGAGGAGGATACTGAAGCTTGGGGACTGGAGCCATATGATATAGAGGATGCTGATCACAGTTGCAAGAGTCTTGTACATAAGGGTCTTGTTCGTGTGGCTGATATCAAGTTTTCTCTTCCATACAGGGCAAAATCATTTTCTGTTGTGATTGTCTCAGATGCACTGGATTATTTGTCCCCAAAGTATCTGAATAAAACCCTTCCTGAATTGGCAAGGGTATCAGCTGATGGACTTGTTATTTTCACTGGTAAGTTGAGGTTCTGCTACATTTCGCTAGTTCCATAAAATTGTTAAATGTTCTGGGAAAGGTCCTTTTTTACTTTTCTACTAAGTTCCCCTTATATTGTTTTTCATCTACCTTTATTATGCTTTACTTTTTACCTTTCCTTTTAGATTGTAAGAAATCTTAATCCTTTTAGGTGAGAATTTTGTGATCCTTGGGAATAATTGGGATAGAAACCAAATGCTGCGATATTGTGCTTATTAGATGAATACAAAATCTGctatcttttaatttattttgagattttttgcTGAAATCGAAGTCAGTATTTCTTTTCAAGAAGTTTTCTGCAAATATTTTGTTGCCTTTGCTGGTCATTGGTTGGGATTGTTGCTATTGGTGTCTTTCCTCCTATGTTGATCAATGTTTAGAAAGATGCAGAAAACAGTCTCATTGCCACTGTCAGTGGAGCATAATTGCCATTATGTTTTATGGAATTAAAGAAACATTACATCAGTTCCGGCAAAGTGCATGCAATTATTTGGGATTGGAAAAGAGAAAGCAGGCTGTGAGACATTTTATGATGACACATATTATCTAACTCTCCACCTGGCTGCATCAGTATTCCCTATTTCTTATAGAATCTGATTTTACAACATATCAGGTTTTCCACAGCATCACAAAGCAAAGCCCACGGATAAATCCAAATTAGGGCGATCTGTAAGTATCTTTGTATCCTATGCTACATTTGTTTTAGTATTCATTGTTGTCTATTTTGCTTATGTTCACcttttggaaataaaatccataGTGTCTAAAGTTTACACAACAGAAGGTCATATTCTTTCTGATCAATGTTTGAGTATGTTAATATCGTCTCACACTTGAAGCTTTTTTCAATTAATATCATTGTTATCAATTTTTGGTTGTGTTATTTTTATCTCTCATGCAAATTATTCCGAGTCATATCCTGATTTCTCAGGGTTTTATAGTATGTTGGCCATAATGTTCATCTGTGCAAATTCAGGTAGATTTTCAGAAATGGCACCATCTGTACAAGTCTTTTTGTTTGTTATGATTGCTGCTTAAGGCTTCAGGTTTAAATAATGTTGTAGCAACACAGATAGAAGCATACAAAATGTCTGTAAGAGTAAAACTGAATATGAGTAGAGAGTTAAGTCTGGAAAATGGTCTTCTGGGCTTGACATATCT
It contains:
- the LOC113749429 gene encoding probable pectin methylesterase CGR3 yields the protein MAMAMSRRPINPSRRVADIGGASPVPTSLHSKSRSSPFLSLGLIVVGAILLIGYFYRGSGGFGHIGAVSRVQGDFSCTTEVQQAIPFLKKAYGDSMRKVLHIGPDTCSVVSALLREEDTEAWGLEPYDIEDADHSCKSLVHKGLVRVADIKFSLPYRAKSFSVVIVSDALDYLSPKYLNKTLPELARVSADGLVIFTGFPQHHKAKPTDKSKLGRSAKLRSATWWVRHFVQTSLEENEAAVKKFEQAALRRSYKPSCQIFHLKSYQ